Proteins encoded in a region of the Paenibacillus pedocola genome:
- a CDS encoding methyltransferase domain-containing protein, whose translation MRIDIGCGSSKESGYLGIDRVAYPGVDIVCDINEEIPLPDNTAEFVMASRVLPYVNDLIAVMAEIYRISTHKAVVCILAPYAHSYSHSSNPFFKQKFDEYTPRYLTASFFQPSCSPLSPVVPDYPVPPPPFDYRLLRMELFYQYPFDQSLYETEELDVLKTLQANVVHEIMYHFTVIKKDISQAELEAMSRIQYPEPHQLLERRRLAKFRQDYY comes from the coding sequence TTGAGAATCGATATCGGCTGCGGTTCCAGCAAAGAATCAGGTTACCTGGGAATCGACCGGGTTGCTTACCCCGGAGTGGATATTGTCTGTGATATTAATGAAGAAATACCGCTGCCGGACAACACCGCCGAATTCGTCATGGCCAGCCGTGTGCTGCCGTATGTGAATGATTTAATAGCAGTAATGGCGGAAATTTACCGGATCAGCACTCATAAAGCTGTAGTCTGTATCCTCGCTCCTTATGCGCACAGTTATTCCCATAGCTCTAATCCTTTTTTTAAGCAGAAGTTCGACGAATATACGCCCCGCTATCTTACTGCGAGCTTTTTTCAGCCTTCGTGCAGCCCGCTCTCTCCGGTGGTTCCCGACTATCCGGTGCCGCCCCCGCCGTTTGATTACAGACTGCTCCGGATGGAGCTATTCTATCAGTATCCGTTTGACCAGTCACTATACGAAACAGAAGAGCTCGACGTGCTTAAGACCCTTCAAGCGAATGTAGTGCATGAAATTATGTATCATTTCACTGTAATTAAGAAAGATATTTCCCAGGCAGAGCTGGAAGCGATGAGCAGGATTCAATATCCTGAGCCGCACCAGCTGCTGGAACGCAGACGACTCGCCAAGTTCAGGCAGGATTATTACTAG